A DNA window from Chryseobacterium sp. MEBOG06 contains the following coding sequences:
- a CDS encoding sodium:solute symporter, with protein sequence MSNIDWTVLIVTLVAVVVYGVFIGRGQKSNESYLKADNKMPWYIVLIGIMATQASAITFLSAPGQAYTDGMRFVQYYFGLPLAMIVICITFIPIFQRLNVYTAYEYLENRFDKKTRVLTSLLFLFSRGLSTGISIYAPSIILSSVLNWNIYLTNVLTGGILLIYTYVGGAKAIAHTQKLQFLIILGTMAFAGYLLIQNMPNGIGFKDALYLAGKSGKLNVITTEFDWKDKYNIWSGLIGGFFLALSYFGTDQSQVGRYITAKDNTNAKMGLLLNGLVKIPMQFAILLIGALLFAFFSLKPAPIYFNERSYQYLKETQPEQAAVFEKEHQDLQIKFNAESKEILKLKETQSPQLKKTIQDFKNTQTQVKALHGRVEEAINHSNYNAEKTDTNYIFLYFVKNTLPVGMIGLLFAVIFLASWGSISAALNSLAACSLKDVHLIFRKDIPDDATELKYSRLHTLAWGIFSIGVAMFATQMGSLIEAVNVLGSLFYGPILGIFLVAFYYKKVDGANVFIAAILSEITVIAVYQFDIVSFLWLNVIGAAAVIIFSTIILLFYKQKAVNS encoded by the coding sequence ATGAGTAATATAGATTGGACAGTTCTCATTGTTACACTGGTTGCAGTGGTGGTGTACGGCGTATTCATCGGTCGGGGCCAAAAAAGCAACGAATCCTACCTGAAAGCAGATAATAAAATGCCCTGGTACATTGTGCTGATAGGGATTATGGCCACCCAGGCCAGTGCCATTACATTTCTTTCGGCACCGGGTCAGGCTTATACGGACGGCATGCGTTTCGTGCAGTATTACTTTGGGTTGCCTTTGGCGATGATTGTGATCTGTATCACTTTCATTCCGATTTTTCAGCGCTTAAATGTTTATACTGCTTATGAATATCTGGAAAACCGTTTTGATAAAAAAACGAGGGTGCTCACATCACTGCTTTTCCTTTTTTCCAGGGGTCTGTCAACAGGAATCAGTATCTACGCTCCAAGTATCATCTTGTCAAGTGTTTTAAACTGGAATATTTATTTAACCAATGTTTTAACGGGTGGTATTTTATTGATTTATACCTACGTTGGCGGTGCAAAAGCGATCGCTCACACTCAAAAATTACAGTTTCTGATTATTCTGGGAACCATGGCTTTTGCGGGGTATCTGCTTATTCAGAATATGCCGAATGGCATAGGTTTTAAGGATGCGCTTTATCTGGCAGGGAAATCCGGAAAGCTCAATGTAATCACCACAGAATTCGATTGGAAAGACAAATATAATATCTGGAGTGGGCTGATTGGTGGTTTTTTTCTGGCACTTTCTTACTTCGGTACCGACCAGAGTCAGGTCGGGAGGTATATTACGGCAAAGGACAATACCAATGCAAAAATGGGCTTGCTGTTGAACGGATTGGTTAAAATTCCGATGCAATTTGCGATTCTCCTGATTGGTGCTTTGCTTTTTGCTTTCTTTTCTCTAAAACCGGCTCCCATTTATTTTAACGAGCGCTCTTATCAGTATTTAAAGGAAACACAACCCGAACAGGCTGCGGTTTTTGAAAAAGAACATCAGGATTTGCAGATAAAATTTAATGCAGAATCGAAAGAAATCCTAAAGCTAAAAGAAACTCAATCTCCCCAACTTAAAAAAACAATTCAGGATTTTAAAAACACGCAAACTCAGGTAAAAGCTCTGCACGGCAGGGTAGAGGAAGCAATCAATCATTCAAACTATAATGCCGAGAAAACGGATACCAATTACATTTTCCTGTATTTCGTAAAAAATACCCTGCCTGTAGGAATGATCGGTTTACTGTTTGCCGTCATTTTTCTGGCCAGCTGGGGTTCCATTTCCGCAGCGCTGAATTCCCTTGCCGCCTGCTCACTAAAAGATGTTCATTTGATATTTAGAAAAGATATTCCTGATGATGCAACCGAATTGAAGTATAGCCGCCTGCACACGCTAGCGTGGGGGATCTTCTCAATTGGTGTTGCCATGTTTGCCACTCAAATGGGTTCCCTTATTGAAGCGGTGAATGTATTGGGTTCTCTTTTCTATGGTCCGATATTGGGGATTTTTCTTGTTGCATTTTACTATAAAAAAGTCGACGGCGCGAATGTATTTATTGCTGCAATTTTATCAGAAATTACGGTTATTGCCGTTTATCAGTTTGATATCGTTTCTTTCCTTTGGCTTAATGTAATCGGGGCAGCAGCAGTTATTATATTTTCGACAATCATATTACTGTTTTATAAGCAGAAAGCAGTAAATTCGTAA
- a CDS encoding DUF2911 domain-containing protein: MKTIIKSAAVLVATMTLSLNAFAQDTKKPASPPATATGKIKDATITIAYSSPSVKGRTIWGGLEAYDKVWRAGANEATTFETDKDITVQGKKLPAGKYSFFLIPKKTGTWTAIFNKEPKQWGAYKYEEAKDALRVDVKTKALPATQENLVYKINNNGFTMDWDKVSVPVEIK, translated from the coding sequence ATGAAAACCATCATTAAATCTGCTGCCGTACTTGTTGCGACAATGACACTCTCCCTGAATGCCTTTGCACAGGACACTAAAAAACCTGCCAGCCCTCCGGCTACTGCAACGGGAAAAATTAAAGATGCCACCATTACCATCGCCTATAGCAGCCCTTCTGTAAAAGGTCGTACCATCTGGGGCGGTCTGGAAGCTTATGATAAAGTTTGGCGTGCCGGTGCCAACGAAGCCACGACCTTCGAAACGGATAAAGACATTACCGTTCAGGGTAAAAAACTTCCTGCAGGTAAATACAGCTTTTTCTTAATCCCTAAAAAAACCGGAACCTGGACTGCAATTTTTAACAAAGAGCCCAAACAATGGGGTGCCTATAAATACGAGGAAGCTAAAGATGCTTTACGTGTTGATGTAAAAACAAAAGCTTTACCAGCAACACAGGAAAATTTAGTGTATAAAATAAACAATAATGGATTCACAATGGATTGGGATAAAGTCTCAGTGCCTGTAGAGATCAAATAA
- a CDS encoding DUF5808 domain-containing protein: protein MNEDNEDNWKFGIFYYNKDDKRLFPPKRNKFLGWTVNFANPYSILAMILAIALVILVAETLKKM, encoded by the coding sequence ATGAACGAAGATAATGAAGATAACTGGAAATTTGGAATCTTTTATTATAATAAAGATGATAAAAGGCTCTTTCCTCCTAAAAGGAATAAATTTTTAGGTTGGACTGTTAATTTTGCTAATCCTTATTCTATTTTAGCAATGATTCTTGCAATTGCATTGGTAATATTAGTGGCGGAAACTTTAAAAAAAATGTAA
- a CDS encoding response regulator transcription factor, which produces MKILVADDHPLTLNGTVSYLTNLGYNIVNACSNGTAALNYIQVYLPDVAVLDLNMPGLDGLEVAKKVIENKWRTKVVILTMHNEIGVLNKAKEFEVDGYILKEKACPDLEKCMKEIALGKKYYSGSLLQNYTIEHTDDLGKLNLLTLSERKIIELIAAQKTSKQIAELLFLSEKTVEGHRTRIIEKLGIPKEKNALLIWAIQNYKKSL; this is translated from the coding sequence ATGAAAATTCTAGTTGCAGACGATCATCCTTTAACCCTGAATGGTACTGTTTCTTACCTTACCAATTTGGGGTATAATATAGTGAATGCATGCTCTAATGGAACAGCAGCACTTAATTACATTCAGGTTTATTTGCCGGATGTAGCTGTTTTAGATTTAAACATGCCAGGGTTGGATGGCTTGGAGGTGGCCAAAAAAGTAATCGAAAATAAATGGCGTACTAAAGTTGTCATCCTCACCATGCACAATGAAATCGGCGTTCTGAACAAAGCCAAAGAATTTGAAGTAGATGGCTATATTTTAAAAGAAAAAGCGTGTCCTGATCTAGAAAAATGTATGAAAGAAATTGCTTTGGGAAAGAAATATTATTCCGGGTCTTTACTTCAAAATTACACAATAGAACATACAGATGACCTTGGCAAACTCAACCTATTAACTCTTTCTGAAAGAAAAATAATAGAATTAATAGCAGCTCAAAAAACCAGTAAGCAAATTGCAGAACTTCTTTTCCTGTCCGAAAAAACCGTAGAAGGACACCGTACCCGAATTATCGAAAAACTGGGCATCCCAAAAGAAAAAAATGCACTACTGATTTGGGCAATACAAAATTATAAAAAATCATTGTAG
- a CDS encoding LamG-like jellyroll fold domain-containing protein → MKSKILLMPFKLNFQKIWIACFLMIFQFGFSQQGTALDFDGVNDYVNCGNILPVSYTKEAWIYVKSLNTQNNIISGGDSDGLHAFWIPNNSGKLSAGHNGDWFAVEDSVPLSINTWYHVAVTYDAAAATLKLYKDGQLVSTNTDVDPVEGGNMVRLGAFNDAVNSFTGTMDEVRIWNRALSPGEITNHMNCELPGPETGLMAYYKFNQGIDNANNASVTTLQDSSGNNYNGTLNGFALNGNTSNWVGNSVINTGITCTTYLNVSTVEKTSFKFFPNPATNKLFLTSGQPILNVEVINFLGQTVITQKINSFAAEINLSSLTPASYWIRVKTGEGVETIKIIKK, encoded by the coding sequence ATGAAAAGTAAAATACTTTTAATGCCTTTCAAACTAAATTTTCAAAAAATTTGGATTGCCTGTTTTTTAATGATTTTCCAATTTGGATTTTCTCAGCAGGGAACGGCGCTGGATTTTGATGGCGTAAACGATTATGTAAACTGTGGAAACATTTTGCCTGTAAGTTATACCAAAGAAGCTTGGATTTATGTGAAAAGTTTAAACACCCAAAACAATATTATCTCTGGTGGTGATTCAGATGGGTTGCATGCTTTCTGGATACCCAATAATTCCGGTAAACTTTCTGCAGGGCATAACGGTGATTGGTTTGCTGTAGAAGACAGTGTGCCATTGTCTATTAATACGTGGTATCACGTTGCAGTAACTTATGATGCTGCTGCGGCTACACTGAAATTATACAAAGATGGACAACTGGTATCTACCAATACTGATGTTGACCCGGTTGAGGGGGGAAATATGGTTAGATTAGGCGCTTTTAATGATGCTGTAAATAGTTTTACAGGAACTATGGACGAAGTCAGAATATGGAATAGAGCTTTGTCTCCAGGAGAAATAACAAACCATATGAACTGTGAACTGCCGGGTCCGGAAACAGGATTAATGGCGTATTATAAATTTAATCAGGGCATCGATAATGCGAATAATGCTTCCGTAACAACTTTGCAAGACAGCAGCGGAAATAATTACAATGGAACTCTTAATGGTTTTGCTTTAAACGGAAACACTTCTAACTGGGTTGGAAATAGTGTTATAAATACCGGAATTACTTGTACTACTTATTTAAATGTATCCACAGTAGAAAAAACGAGTTTTAAATTCTTTCCTAATCCTGCTACAAACAAGTTGTTCCTGACATCCGGGCAACCCATTTTAAATGTTGAAGTGATTAACTTTCTAGGGCAAACTGTTATAACACAAAAAATAAACAGCTTTGCAGCAGAAATTAACTTGTCATCTCTTACTCCAGCCTCCTATTGGATTAGAGTAAAAACCGGAGAAGGTGTGGAGACCATAAAAATCATTAAAAAATAA
- a CDS encoding PIG-L family deacetylase, whose protein sequence is MFKKVSTVFILGFYTVFCSAQQVRPSKSSEIYRELKTLKQLPKVLYLAAHPDDENTGLLSWLINDQNVETGYLSLTRGDGGQNLLGTEQGAALGLIRTHELLEARKLDGAQQFFTRAIDFGFSKNTTDTFKQWDADSITADVVWVIRKFRPDVIICRFPPTAAAGHGQHAASAVVAEKAFKLAGDKTAFPDQLKYVNVWQPKRVLWNTFRFGGVNTTAEDQLKVTVGQYDAQLGMGYGELAGLSRSLHKSQGAGTQSVAGIKTEYFSHVLGETAKANLFDGITKTWTSQGSADIDQSLDKIISAFNFNNPDLSLPALLALRKKVMALKDADLKKDKIKSLDNIILSCAGFMGEVVTNQAEAVAGDHYNFRLNLISRAANPVVLENVQWLSQSESFNRKLSKDSLITIQHDIQIPADAALTEPYWLAKSPKDAATFSVPNDTLIGLPEAESPLNVLLGLKIGSESFQVKLPLSFKKLDPVRGDVVEALRIVPALELKFTQALYLVKENEDLHLSLNVKANSNKPYNNGILNLMYNGERLGSANISSLNGKDTTIDYVIPKTKLAAIPSSRLQLDANFVADGVTYNKKQVLIQYPHLPSLQYFAPATVTVMKGDIQAKVKKVGYIEGAGDFIPEFLRIAGIQADVLKDEDFYGNLDETAGNASQNKLSQYDAIVLGVRANNTEKKLGRWMPFLWSYVKSGGNLVMQYNTNQDTTVDQLGMYNFSIANKRVTEENAAVKFLNPNHKLLNFPNKITMDDFKGWVQERGAYFPAQWDAAYEPLFEMHDTGEEPLQGSTLYARYGKGNFIYTPLAFFRQLPAGNVGAARLFFNFLSAQKN, encoded by the coding sequence ATGTTCAAAAAAGTAAGCACTGTATTTATCCTTGGATTTTATACGGTTTTTTGTTCGGCCCAGCAGGTTCGGCCTTCCAAATCATCTGAAATCTACCGTGAGCTCAAAACCCTTAAACAACTGCCTAAAGTTTTATACCTTGCGGCTCATCCCGATGATGAAAATACAGGATTACTCTCCTGGTTAATCAACGACCAAAATGTAGAAACGGGTTATTTGTCTTTAACCAGAGGTGATGGGGGTCAGAATTTACTAGGTACAGAGCAGGGGGCTGCATTGGGTTTAATCAGAACCCATGAGCTTTTAGAGGCAAGAAAATTAGATGGTGCCCAGCAGTTTTTTACCCGTGCGATTGATTTCGGGTTCTCTAAAAATACAACCGATACCTTTAAGCAATGGGATGCAGACAGTATTACTGCGGATGTCGTTTGGGTCATCCGAAAATTCCGTCCGGATGTGATCATTTGTCGTTTTCCTCCTACTGCTGCGGCAGGCCACGGACAACATGCGGCTTCGGCTGTGGTGGCGGAAAAAGCCTTTAAGCTGGCAGGCGATAAAACAGCTTTCCCGGATCAACTGAAATACGTTAATGTATGGCAGCCAAAACGCGTATTGTGGAATACTTTCAGATTTGGTGGAGTTAATACGACTGCTGAAGATCAACTGAAAGTTACCGTTGGGCAATATGATGCGCAATTGGGAATGGGCTATGGTGAACTGGCAGGATTAAGCAGAAGTCTGCATAAAAGCCAGGGGGCAGGAACCCAGTCTGTAGCCGGGATCAAAACTGAATATTTTAGCCATGTTCTTGGCGAGACCGCAAAAGCAAACCTTTTTGATGGGATAACTAAAACCTGGACTTCACAAGGAAGTGCTGATATTGACCAGTCATTAGATAAAATTATTTCCGCTTTCAATTTCAATAATCCTGACCTCAGTTTACCTGCCTTGCTCGCTTTGCGAAAAAAGGTCATGGCTCTAAAAGATGCGGACCTGAAAAAAGATAAAATCAAGTCTCTCGACAATATTATTTTAAGCTGTGCCGGCTTTATGGGCGAGGTAGTGACCAATCAGGCTGAAGCGGTCGCCGGGGATCATTACAATTTCAGATTAAACCTGATTTCAAGAGCTGCCAATCCTGTGGTTTTAGAAAATGTACAATGGTTAAGCCAGTCAGAAAGCTTCAATAGAAAACTATCAAAAGATTCTTTAATTACCATTCAGCATGACATTCAGATTCCTGCAGATGCAGCACTCACAGAACCTTACTGGTTGGCAAAATCTCCCAAAGATGCAGCCACTTTCTCTGTTCCCAATGATACTTTAATCGGCTTGCCAGAGGCAGAATCACCACTGAATGTCTTACTTGGTTTAAAAATCGGTTCTGAAAGTTTTCAGGTTAAACTTCCATTATCTTTTAAGAAATTAGACCCGGTGCGTGGTGATGTAGTCGAAGCCCTGCGTATTGTCCCTGCACTGGAACTGAAATTTACACAAGCCCTTTATTTAGTTAAAGAAAATGAAGATTTACATCTGAGTTTAAATGTTAAGGCTAATTCTAACAAACCGTACAATAACGGTATTCTAAACCTGATGTATAACGGAGAACGATTAGGCAGTGCCAATATAAGCTCGCTCAATGGAAAAGATACGACCATAGATTACGTTATTCCAAAAACTAAGCTTGCTGCAATACCTTCATCCCGCTTGCAGCTGGATGCCAATTTTGTGGCAGATGGAGTTACTTATAATAAAAAGCAAGTATTAATTCAGTACCCGCATTTACCCTCCTTACAATATTTTGCCCCTGCAACGGTAACCGTCATGAAAGGCGATATTCAGGCGAAGGTTAAAAAAGTGGGTTACATAGAAGGTGCGGGCGATTTCATTCCTGAGTTCCTACGCATCGCAGGGATTCAGGCAGATGTCCTCAAAGATGAAGATTTTTATGGCAACTTAGATGAAACTGCTGGAAATGCCAGTCAAAACAAGCTGTCGCAGTATGATGCCATCGTATTGGGTGTTCGTGCCAATAATACAGAGAAAAAACTGGGCCGCTGGATGCCTTTTTTATGGTCTTATGTGAAATCCGGAGGTAATCTGGTGATGCAGTATAACACCAATCAGGATACCACCGTTGACCAATTGGGAATGTACAATTTCAGTATTGCCAATAAGCGGGTTACTGAAGAAAATGCTGCAGTCAAATTTTTAAATCCAAATCATAAATTACTGAACTTTCCGAACAAAATTACTATGGATGATTTTAAGGGATGGGTACAGGAGCGTGGCGCCTATTTCCCCGCTCAATGGGATGCGGCGTATGAACCGCTTTTTGAAATGCATGATACAGGTGAAGAGCCTTTGCAGGGATCTACTTTATATGCCCGATACGGGAAGGGTAATTTTATTTATACCCCGTTGGCATTTTTCAGACAGCTGCCTGCGGGAAATGTGGGGGCAGCGCGTTTATTTTTTAACTTTTTATCTGCACAGAAAAACTGA
- a CDS encoding sensor histidine kinase, which translates to MPAIKKIIFLFITFFTLSCREKKENFYFEKVTPPQEEPAKVWLRKNENYNADKEHYLKVFLDYYQSKMVENDYSDASKILDLVTTKFVYFYDFDPRLTKVVKEFDEKYRSKLPPIKTIYIDSYYGNLEFDRDHLNNAKDYFLKITALEPNDYKSCYKISRAYYDLSYTYFVLGDLKNSIEANEKSRNYSIRIRDRESIASVESNYVNIYKANGSYEKAVASADEVIKISKEIGNTYDYFMGKYNKCSVYGFFNKHQLKNKYIHETYKEYIASQYDNDVLLLCISDYEIEALIEEKKLSEANIVLNRIKPIAEKNTSQNWQKDYQATLALYQITRDVKTCNTKYIENSLPNLLEHKNYERANLFYSVLLEKAVQSRDVDKVVFYNNEVDRTKDSLSSAKSKLINLELAAKYETKEKEQEIKLQQETIINKNAVIVALILVFIALLLAIIIYYLKQKQKKLSLEKERSLLFTKNLLDKTEEERKRIASDLHDSVSHELLSLKHSFEVSQLQLNEKVDSIINDIRAISRNLHPVLFEKIGLEASLDQFIERIQNTHLFMVSSDINYQDGLTTEKELQIYRIVQEAVSNIIKYADAIAAKVTLTENKDTVILEIIDNGKGFNVQETLGTQDAFGLHNILERSKAIGGQAYITSTDKGTKIVVQIKK; encoded by the coding sequence ATGCCTGCGATTAAGAAAATCATATTCTTATTCATTACTTTTTTCACATTGTCATGTAGAGAAAAAAAGGAAAATTTTTATTTTGAAAAAGTAACTCCGCCACAAGAAGAGCCTGCAAAAGTCTGGTTAAGAAAAAATGAAAACTATAACGCAGATAAAGAACATTACCTGAAAGTTTTTCTGGACTACTATCAAAGTAAAATGGTTGAAAATGATTATTCGGACGCTTCCAAAATTCTGGATTTAGTGACTACAAAATTTGTTTATTTTTATGATTTTGACCCTCGTCTTACCAAAGTTGTAAAAGAATTTGATGAAAAGTATAGGAGCAAATTACCACCCATAAAAACAATATACATTGATAGTTATTATGGCAATTTAGAATTTGACAGAGACCACCTAAACAATGCTAAGGATTACTTTTTAAAAATTACAGCTTTAGAGCCAAATGATTATAAAAGTTGTTACAAAATATCCCGTGCCTATTATGATTTATCATATACTTATTTTGTTTTAGGGGATTTAAAAAACAGCATAGAAGCGAATGAAAAATCAAGGAACTACTCCATAAGAATCAGAGATCGGGAAAGTATTGCTTCTGTAGAGTCGAATTACGTCAATATTTACAAAGCAAATGGTTCTTATGAAAAGGCAGTCGCAAGTGCGGATGAAGTGATAAAGATCTCTAAAGAAATCGGGAACACCTATGATTATTTTATGGGCAAGTATAACAAATGTTCTGTGTATGGTTTCTTTAATAAGCATCAGCTGAAAAATAAATACATCCACGAAACTTACAAAGAATATATAGCCAGCCAATATGATAATGATGTCCTTCTGCTTTGTATTTCCGATTACGAAATAGAAGCTTTAATTGAAGAAAAGAAATTAAGCGAGGCCAACATAGTTTTAAACAGAATAAAACCTATTGCAGAAAAAAATACTTCTCAAAATTGGCAAAAGGATTACCAGGCCACATTAGCTTTATATCAAATTACCAGAGATGTAAAAACGTGTAACACAAAATATATAGAAAATTCATTACCCAATTTGCTTGAGCATAAAAACTACGAAAGAGCCAACCTGTTTTACAGTGTCTTATTAGAAAAAGCTGTTCAAAGCAGAGATGTTGACAAGGTTGTTTTTTATAATAATGAAGTTGATCGTACAAAGGACAGCTTATCGAGTGCAAAAAGCAAACTGATCAATTTAGAACTCGCCGCAAAATATGAAACTAAAGAAAAAGAGCAGGAAATTAAACTGCAACAAGAAACCATTATCAATAAAAATGCTGTTATTGTGGCTTTAATACTCGTTTTTATTGCATTGTTATTAGCCATCATTATTTATTATTTAAAACAAAAACAAAAGAAACTGTCTTTAGAAAAAGAACGATCATTGCTATTTACCAAAAATCTTCTGGATAAAACCGAGGAAGAGCGCAAAAGAATTGCATCTGATCTGCATGATAGTGTGAGCCATGAATTATTGTCACTTAAGCATTCGTTTGAGGTAAGCCAACTTCAACTAAACGAAAAAGTAGACAGCATTATTAATGATATCAGAGCAATCAGCAGAAATTTGCATCCTGTTCTTTTTGAAAAAATAGGACTCGAAGCCAGTTTAGATCAATTCATAGAACGCATCCAGAATACTCATCTTTTTATGGTCTCCTCCGACATCAATTATCAAGATGGTCTCACGACTGAAAAAGAATTGCAAATCTATAGAATTGTACAGGAAGCTGTTTCAAATATTATAAAATACGCAGATGCTATCGCGGCAAAAGTAACTTTAACTGAAAATAAGGACACCGTTATTTTAGAAATCATTGATAATGGAAAAGGTTTTAATGTACAGGAAACTCTGGGGACACAAGATGCTTTTGGTTTACACAATATACTAGAAAGAAGCAAAGCAATTGGTGGACAAGCCTATATCACATCAACTGATAAAGGCACAAAAATAGTAGTTCAAATAAAAAAATAA
- a CDS encoding helix-turn-helix domain-containing protein → MLIYIYYHRSDSKKILELIKNTEELDLNNNLIIASLYIYKSFVNKDMGIEKEEFQNIKDGLKYAKRIEDTNERHLLTSNFYNRFSVFYDYKKPDSLIYYLKKELVELQQIIEKDAKIKSKKYEKIALNNLNIGNFYLGVAKPQRLDLAEPYYLKIYNYKTTQPDIFEKMDMPILCGTGRFYMEKHDYKKSIELGNEVLRREKYKNNPNYRLFAYMLLADSNEESKNPSEQAKYTLLYAKLKDSLNNAAKKEVGKQFDRLVTATEAKKDKEYISNVRILLLIAGCFIILLALFIWLYWKRKNKMVHKKYEELIAKISIEQKELQVKSLKTEDHTEAKTLVSITDETTKVLLARLEKFELSEKYLRKDISLTWMANHFNTNTKYLSEIIKTYRDKNFTTYINGLRIGYITKKLYENPIYREYKINYLAEECGYTTPQVFVTAFKKETGFTPSYFLEQLKVSV, encoded by the coding sequence ATGCTGATTTATATTTATTATCATCGTTCTGACTCCAAAAAGATACTGGAGCTGATTAAAAATACTGAAGAACTGGATTTAAATAATAACCTGATAATTGCATCTCTTTATATCTATAAATCATTCGTAAATAAAGACATGGGTATAGAAAAAGAAGAGTTTCAAAATATAAAGGATGGCTTAAAATATGCAAAAAGAATAGAAGATACGAATGAAAGACATTTATTAACATCCAATTTTTATAATAGATTTTCAGTTTTTTATGATTATAAAAAGCCTGATTCACTTATTTATTATTTAAAAAAAGAACTTGTCGAGCTTCAACAAATAATTGAGAAAGATGCAAAAATAAAATCCAAAAAATATGAAAAAATTGCACTTAATAATCTCAATATTGGTAATTTTTACTTGGGTGTTGCTAAACCTCAACGTCTGGATTTGGCAGAACCTTATTACTTAAAAATCTATAACTATAAAACAACGCAACCTGATATTTTTGAAAAAATGGATATGCCTATTTTATGCGGTACTGGCAGGTTTTATATGGAGAAACATGATTATAAAAAGTCGATTGAGCTCGGCAATGAGGTTTTAAGGCGGGAAAAATATAAGAATAATCCGAATTACAGACTATTTGCCTATATGCTGCTTGCTGATTCCAATGAAGAATCAAAAAATCCATCGGAGCAGGCCAAGTATACTCTTTTGTATGCAAAACTGAAGGATAGTCTGAACAATGCCGCTAAAAAAGAAGTCGGTAAACAATTTGACCGACTTGTAACAGCAACTGAGGCAAAAAAAGATAAAGAGTATATCTCTAACGTCAGAATTTTACTTTTAATTGCCGGATGTTTTATTATTCTTTTAGCTTTGTTCATCTGGCTTTACTGGAAAAGAAAAAATAAAATGGTTCACAAAAAATATGAGGAACTGATCGCTAAAATAAGCATTGAACAGAAAGAACTTCAGGTAAAATCTTTAAAAACCGAGGACCATACAGAAGCCAAAACCTTGGTCAGCATTACCGATGAAACAACCAAAGTACTGCTTGCCAGACTTGAAAAATTTGAACTCTCTGAAAAATACCTCAGAAAAGACATCAGCCTGACCTGGATGGCCAATCACTTTAACACCAATACCAAATATCTTTCAGAAATTATAAAAACCTATAGGGATAAAAATTTCACCACCTATATTAACGGACTTCGGATCGGCTATATCACTAAAAAACTGTACGAGAACCCTATCTACCGTGAGTATAAAATCAATTATCTTGCTGAAGAATGCGGCTACACCACTCCACAGGTTTTTGTAACTGCCTTTAAAAAAGAAACGGGTTTCACTCCTTCCTATTTTTTAGAACAGCTTAAAGTTTCAGTTTAA